CCACGTCCTCTCTGGGGTGTCATACTCCAGCTTGTCCTTTGAAGACAGCATCCAGTACTTCCAAAGActttcatgcacacacacatagaaaacTGCCTTTGTCCTCCAAGCGTCTGATGAGCGGTGGTACCCTAGGGGTTGAGGGAAACAGGCCCACAGAGCGTTTTGGAAGGGAAGTTTTgggttttgaaatgtttttgttttatttttgtgtttgctctccTGCCATCTGCTCTGTCGTAGCTATTTGAGCTCCATCCACTGGGAGTGTAATGGGACAACAGAGACCGTCTGTTCCTGTTTTAGCCAATTATGTGGCAGACGAAGCGTAAAACAgatgagaaaacaaaacagacttgATGCCGATATGAAGTCGGGCGCAAAATGGTTATGCCAAATATCACTCGGTGGTGATAAAACGGTTTTCTGCTAAAATTAGCTTTGGAACGTGAATATCGGTTAATTTATTCTAATATGTTTATGCGTTTTAGGCAATGGTGGGGATCTTGCAGGGCAAGGCCCGAGGTGGGGAAGAAGAAAGCATCCTGATGCATGACCTGAAGCCATTCCGCATCCTCATCAGTCTTCTGGACAAACCGGAGCTCGGTAACCTTCCTCGATACGTAGTCAAAACTGTGTCGTGCGCTGTGAATGACGTGTGTTCGTCACACAGGTGTCGCACATTCAGTCCAATCTACTATAactatactgtatatgtgtgttaaAGGTCCAGCAATCCTAGAAGATGTGCTTATTGAGGTGTTTCGAACCCTTCACACACAGTGCCGAACAGAACTTAACCTCCAGAACCAGAGTCCGTTCAGTAAAgaccacacacacctcagcaggTCGGTGCATTCCTCTGCTTTTATCTCTCCTCTATTGACTGCAGTACAAGTATGACACGAAAATGAATGTCTTGATGCTATTTTGGTTTTTTGGATGATGCAGCTCACCCTTCCTTTACCTGCACAGTAGCCAGaggctgaaagaggaggaatGATATAAATGATTTATTGTCATCTATTTATAATATCTCATTGAGGAGATGATTTTACATTCTGTTTTAGTAAACTCAGAGAGAATAAGAAGACAGCCGAACTGATTAAAACAGCCAACCTCCTGTTCAACTCCTTTGAACCGTATTACATGTGGGACTACATTGCTCGCTGGTTCGAAgagtgctgcaggtgtgtgcaaaTGTCTGCAATTTAAAGGTGCCATAGTTTCATGTGAGGGCGCacatacatttgaaaataaacacaaatatggCTTTGTTTTAGGAGGACAATGAACGGCAGCACTCGTGGACCACGGCATGCTGGGAGTTTAGATCCTCTCGAGTTCTCACTGGTGGAGTTCTGTCAGCTTGTTGATTTTCTGTTAGATATTGTTTCCTTGGTGAGTTTCTTTCCTCGTCTATCTGGctgttccatttcttttttatctcttcattttccttttgactgttgctgttgctttgTCTTCACTTTTTATTCTGATcagtttttcattattttcctcaCTTCTTTCAATGGTTTAATTGCCATCTCATTATTGGTTTCATCTTTTAGCCACTTCCCTTACTTTTATAGCCCCCTTTTCTTTATTCCATCTTATTTGTTTCTCACTTTTGGGTCAGACACACATCTTGAATCCCTCCCTCTATTTCCATTCCACCATTGGATCCATTTTGAGATGTGTTACCCACCATTAGGGGAGTGTGTCAGTGCATCACCTCTCTGCATCTTgcatctctctgtctgtttgcAGTGCCTCCACAGGCTCAGACAAAGCTTGTGTTTAgttgttgttcttttctttgctgaAATTAGCATTTGGATCATCtcagaaatgtgtttgtttttacaatATTTTCAAACTGATGAGTTTGGAAATCCCCAACTCCTCTATTACCCCGTTtaaatgcttgtgtgtgtgagagagagatagagtgtgatagtgtgtttgtgagtgctGAGAAGGACGTGTGAGGTCACCGTGTGTTTCTGGAAGGTATGGCCTGTGCTCCGCTTGCTCCTGTCTGTTCAAACTATCTGCTCTTTTTCCTTGAAGCCTACTAGAAGCATGAGGGTAATCTGCCAGGTAAAGTACTGCTCTTTCCTGCTTTTTCACCTCACTCTGCTTCACTGAGGCTATGATAACATTTCTGCAACATCCTGCCAGCATCCCTCAGGTCATCCTGGCCTGCTTTGAGGGATCATTTCTGACTAAGAACCTGTTACAAATGATCCAAAGGATGAAGAGGGATTATAACTGTAATTTCACATGGTATAAACTCATTtggctggtgttttggtgtggaTCTTGTGAAAATGGAATCTCTGCCCAGTGTGTGTCCCTTCATTTAAGCTTACATGcatttatatgctaatgctgacatattttaaagaaatatgttttgtttttttaaaaatcacttcATGTTTTAATGCTAATTTTATAATAATGTATTCCTTTTTGCTCATTTTACTTTCATAACAATTTTTGACTGTTAGGTCATAATAATTGTATAGAATAGCACAACTATACAGAGCTAAAGAGCTTTTCACAGTAAGGCCAATAAGTCTGTTCTGTTCATTTGTCATAAATTCAAGTCATAAATGTAGCAAGCTGTGTAAGAAATTACCAAAAAACATGTGGTTAGATGAATAACTGAGTCATAAAGTATAAAATGTATCATTCTCACCTTCACCCAAATGCAAGATAATCACatctgaaatgtaaatgtttacatACCCATCCAGGAGACCTACATAGAAATCCAGACAGAGCAtcttcctcagctgctgctgcgcatGGTGTCGGCTCTGACCTGTCATCTGCAGGTCCTGGGCCTTGCAGAACTCACCCACTGCCTCCGTCTTTGCTCCAAGATCCTCAGCAAGGTGCAGCCACCGCTGGTGTCCCCTCTGACCCTGTCTGGCCCCCtggccagctccaccagcaacaccttgaattcagcaagggagaagaccaaagagaaggtgaataaataattatttttttgtaaCTCTTTTGTATAATAGATTAAATAGAAATTGCTCACAGTCACAGGAACACAAGTGATGGCACTGCCTGGTCAGTCTCTTTGTAAAATACTGCCAGCTGATGAGTCTGTTCTTGCTCTGATCCTGTACAAGCTTTTGATGGGACATGACACATGTTTTTGCCATTATCAAACAAATCCCAGTTTGACCAACTTCCTATAAAGTAACACTCTCATCAGTCCCTGGTCGAGGGGTCCTATCACAACCTCAGCCAGCCGCCAGCCTCCTGCCCTGTGATGCTGTTCGCTGGTTGAGCCCATGACTGTCCCTGCCATTCCATGCCTTTTACATGTGTTCAAAGAGTgatatcaaatatttatttaatatcaCTGTCCTGGttctcccagtcccagtcccccAACTTAAATGTGAAGTGTTCAGCAATTCACTGAGGTGGAAAAAAACTGGTCAGTCAAATATCCCCAAGCCTGAAGATGTAGAGCAGCTCAGTTCTTTGAGATGAGGCTCGTGGGGTAGGAAAGAGAAGTAAAAAGACAAGGTACTCTACTAACAGCTGAGCCCAGTGTACAGTTTCTTTTTTAGGAGGAGTAGGCATGCCTGAAAGGTCTCCTGGGTCAACCAACTATTGTAGTGGAAAATATTCCTCATGTATCAACTGAATATTATTCCACCCCCATACAGAGGGGCATATAGAGCGTGTCTTGTCTAGGCCATCTGAGTCCGCAATCAAAATTGTCAGGCTCCCAAAGGACTGCCacaaaaatgagtaaaatgGATCAGTCTACATAAGTTTCTCATTCAAAAGCTAAAGGAATGGAATACCAATAGATACATCCTGATGACCAGCTAATTCAGCACATAGCCTTCTTGAACCTCTTTGGAAATACTAATCTACATTTATTTCTCATAATCTTTTATgtcttccttttctgtctccctctacCCTCCTGTAGGCTTTGTCTCCACCTCTGGAGGTACCTGGCAGCGAGGAGGTATTTGAAGATGTGGAAAACCAAGCCAGCAGTCGCTCCTCTGAAGGTGGCTTCACAGATTTTATACAGTACCAGggagagggaacagaggagaCAAGTGAGCAGGCTTCTAATCCTCACCCAACAGTCAAAACAGGCCGCAGACCCTCTTCAGGGCCCATTCATAAAAAGGACAAACTGGTGATGCAGTGTTGCCTTGAGAACTTCCAGCAGTTTCTCTCTCGACTCATCACCCTGTATATTACCCCTTGTCACGTGGATAAAGTTGGAGGTGCTAGAGATGAACTCATGCTGCCAGGGCCTCTGGTGGTAGACGGCTGCCGGCCTAGTGGTCACACAGAGCCGAGGCCTGTCCAGTGGGAGTGTGTTGCTGCTTTTACTGCTGCCTGTCAGCTTTTCTTAGAATGCTCCAGTTTCCCTGTCTACATTGCAGAGGGCAACCTCAAATCATCACCGACACAGGAAGAGCCGTTTGGTGAGTACTTAATGCCGCTTTATGGGAGGTTCAACAACTTTTGAATGTTAAATATTTACCTACTCCCCTTATTCATTACAGACAGTGAGCAGGTCTGTTTACCAGCATGGCTTCAGACCTTGATGGATGCCTGCTGCTTTGCCTCTGACTTCAGCCTTCAGGGTGTGGCCATTTCCTTACTCATGGATCTCGTAGGGCTGACCCAgtcagttgccatggtgacagctGAAAGTGCAGCATCTGGCAACAGCTCTGAGCCCGTCCAGCCCATGAGTCCCAGTCAGGGTCGGGTAGCTGTCATCATCAGGCCACCACTCACTCAGGGAATCCTAAAGCACATCGCTGAAAAAACTAAAGTCTTCAAGGTAGAAGCTTTTGTTTGAGCTTGTAATACTTGTGGTATTTTTGACATCAACATATTCCTAAAACTTGTTCCCAGAGTGTAGCACTGATTCTGTGGAACCAGCTGAGTGAAGGAACACCTCAGCACCATCAGCGCAGTGTGGAGCTCTTCTACCAGCTCCACAACCTGGTGCCTTCCTCAAGCATCTGTGAGGACGTCATCAGCCAGCAACTCATGCACAGAGACAAGGTTACAACAATGCCATAGCAACACATATGCcatgtttttagttttttttaacagtcatACAGTCTGGATGAAATTCTgaagccttttttcctttcagagaATACGGTTGGAGGCCCATGTTAAGTTCTCAGTGTTATGGCATTTGACAAGAGATTTGAACATGAACAAGTCCTCTCCCTTCATTCGCACATTTGACAGGTGGGTTAATACAATAAAACTCCCTAATTTAGTTAAAATCAACCAGCCTTTCACTACTTTGACGACAAAACCTGATGTTAGAGTATTATAAGACAATGTCATTCAGTCAACAGATTGAAGTCCATCAAGgctaattattattatgttcTACGTAATACTTACATTTTCAGGACTTTAGgacttttgtgtttcttttcactTTGTCTTTCAGATCTCTTTACATCATGCTGGACAGTCTGAGTTATTGGGACCCATGTACCAGCGCTGTTGGTCGGGCATGGCTGAATCAGGTTCTTCAGAGGCATGACATTGCTCGGGTTTTAGAACCacttctccttctgcttctccacccCAAGACCCATAGAGTATCCATTCAGAGAGTACAGTCACAACACCACTTAACCCATGGCTTCCCTGAAGCACCTGAGCAGGGACCATTGCAACCCATTTACAACAGGGACTCGGGCCTCTCAGACAGTGAGTTACAAGCAACACTTCTGTATTTTGACCCATTCTAAGAAATactcaattttatttatttccttcctttgtcttttctttagATTTTAGTCGAATCCATGGGGTGTGCAAAGCCAACCAGGATCTCCCAGGCCTAGGGATGGGTGACATGGAGCCAGTCTGTCTCACTGTCAACCCACTGAGTGACAGCCTTTCTGTTCTCAGCCTGAGCAGTGAGAATTTACAATTAGTGGGTGAATATCAGCCTGCCgagcagcagggggagctcCAGAGCTGTGATTCCAGTGCTTCACGTTCATCAACATTAGAAAATGGCAGCTTTGAAGAGGCAGAGGGTTTGAGCAACACAGTCAATAGCTCACACCCTCAACCTGGTTGCACAAATGATGTTTCTGAGGACTCAATAGAGGAGGTTGTGTCAGCTGTAATGAAAGAGGTTATCGATAGAGTTTTGAGTTTAATAGATGAGGCGCCTCTTGACATTTCCCCTCCATTTGAAGTCTGGCCCCAGACAGATACGGACAGCACTTCCTCAGATACCTCCACTGGTCTCCGTCTTGATTCTGATCTGCCTCTTATCCCCCACCATCAAACTTTACCAGAGCTGTTAGCTGAAGGCACATTGGAGTTACTCTCTGTTACACCAGTGGACACGTCTAATGGGCAGCAGCACAAGGAGGGTATCACTCGACACAGCTCATCACCTTCCATCGTCACTCTGCCAAATGGCACCGAATCGGCCAACTCGGATCACTTGCTTGTGGATGATCCTCAGGCACGCAAACGTAGCCATAGCAGCACCCAGCTCAGCCTTAAAGGGAAGATCATGGAGAGGCTGGCAGACAAATCTCCAGGCGCCAAGCCCAAAATCAAAAAAGccaaaaggaaagaggaggagaggcagaaaaagatgGCAAATCAAGCCGAGAAACTTCGGCCACCCAGCATTTTCTTTGGGgacagtctggatctggaaaaTTGGTATAGTTGTGGGGAGGGTGAGGTGTCAGAGATTGAAAGTGACACTGGCTCACCCATTGGGGGAACCAGTGGGGGAGGTGTTCGGGTGGCGGCACGCAGATCATCCTCTGCCCCGCCCCGTTTCAACATCCATCCGCTCTACCAGCATGTGCTTCTCTACCTCCAACTGTATGACTCCTCCCGAGCCCTCCACGCCCTCTCAGCCATTGTAGCAATATTGAGAGCTGCACCCTCAGGCTTTGTCAGTGCAATCTCCACTACCAGCATCAACAACACATACACTCCACAGCTCTCTTTGCTCCAAAACCTCCTCGCCCGTCACAGGGTCTCTGTCATGGGCAAAGACTTTTACTCCCCCATCCCGCAGGACTCACACTCCCATACATTCCGCAGTGCGATGTACCTTGAGATCATCATCTCACTCTGCCTGTACTTCCTAAGAAGCTATTACTCTGCTCATGTGTCAGCAGGCCCTCAGGACCTGGCAGGGAACCGGGCTATGCAGCTAACAAGTGTCGAGGTTTTAACTCTCCTGTTCAGCGAACTAGTCAAAGTCACGGGTGGCTCAGCTAAGGGCTTTGCTAGTTTCATCAGCGATGTCCTCTCTAAGTGCAAAGTTCAGAAGGTGGTTCTTCATTGTCTGCTCTCTTCCATATTCAGCGCCCAGAAATGGCATGACCAACGGGTGGCGGGCGTCAATATGGCTTCAGTGGAGGAAGGTCTGTCAGAGGACAGCATTATCAACCTTTCAGAGGACCAAATAGACAGTTGTAGCTCTGTCCAGTCCCAGCTTCTCAGGCTGCTGCAAAGTCTTGTTGTGTTGGAACACCGGGTTTTAGGACCAGCTGATGAAGGAGTAGACGGAGGGCCAGCCACAGGAGtagctggtggtggggggacaggaagtggtgctgGGGCTGGTTTCGAGTTTTTGGGTGGAGAAGTGGAGCATGTCAACCCTCAGCAGCCAATGACATCCCTGCAGTACCTGCACggacagccaatcacagcacagGGTATGTTCCTGTGTGCGGTGATCAGGGCTTTACATCAACACCATGCATGTAAGATGCACCCCCAGTGGATTGGACTCATCACAGCCACCCTTCCATACATGGGCAGGGTGCTCAGGAGGGTGGTGGCCTCGGTCACGTTGCAACTCTGCCGAAATCTGGATAATCTTCTCCAGCAGTACCGCTATGAGACTGGAATAACTGACAAAAGGTATCAGCATGAGTTTTCCCAACACGATGACTTGTTTTAAGTAGAGTGTAAGCGTTTAATTTCTTAGTCAAATAAAATTGTTGAGCCAGGGTTACATCACTAGAATGTGATCTCAGATTTGTATGGCCTCATCAACTTCCTACCTACCAATTGTGATTTCCTAGACCCAGTGATGCATTTAAGAAATTGTATACTTCAATAACTGTTATCTTATCTTGTAGGCCCCAGTGGATGGCCCTCTGCATCCCTCCTGACCTGATTCTGACGGTGCTGGAAGGGGTGACGGCCATCATCCATTACTGTCTGCTTGATCCCACTTCCCAGTATCACCAGGTGAGGGCACCATAACACCGGTTTTAGAAAATCTGACCAATTCGTTTAGCATATAACTTTTTTCCATTGGTGTGTGAtttgtattgattttttttattgctcttGTATATTCAATCTTTCAGTTACAAGTGAGTGTTGACCAGAAGCATTTGGCTGAAGCTCGACTAGGGAttctgtccattctccacaccaTTATGTCATCTGTGACCCTGCTGTGGAGCGTTCTCCATCAGGCTGACAACTCAGACAAgccagctgctgcctctgctgcttccacttcCAATATCAACTTGGGATCCACTAAGGTACCACACACAACAAATGTACACTATGTTGCCAAAAGTAGTCTCTCACCCATCCAAATCATTTAATTCAGGTATTCCAATCACTCCCATGTCCACACCTCTGTAGAATCAAGCACCTGGGCTTCCAGGCTGCCTCTACAGATGTTAGTTAAAGAACGGATCGCGCCCATGAGCTCAGTGACTGTGCAATTAGTCCATTTGTGAAATTTTCTTGCTgcttatattattatattataatatattcCACAGTCAGCTTTAACAAAGTGGAAGTGATTGGGAACAACAGCAACTCATAAAAACTAAATCTCAGAGCAGACTGGTCCTTGTCTGGCTGCACTGTGCCAAGTGTAAAGTTTGGTGGAGGGGTGGATTATGGTgtggggctgtttttcaggaGTTGGGCTTGACCCCATAGGAATTCTTAATGCTTCAGCCTGCCAAGGCATTGTGGTCATTTTCATTATCCAAACTTTGTGGGAACTGATTGTGGATGGCTCTTTCCTGTTCCAACATGACTGCACACCAGTACACAAAGCAAAGCCTTCCCAGAAGAGTTGGAGCTAGCAAAAACACTATTCCATTCTCACACAAGCCCTTGTCAAAGCGATCACAATAGCAGTTAATATAAATCAACCTAAAACTTCCTTTCTTACATCTGTTTTAAAGAACCTCAGGCAGCAAATCCTGGAGCTCCTGGGTCCAATTTCCATGAACCACGGCGCTCACTTCATGGCAGCAATTGCGTACGTTTGGAATGAGAGGAAACAGGTCATGACGGCTGTCAGAAATAAGGTTGGCATTTCAGCaacttatttttaatatcaTGAATATCCCTTTAGAGCTATTTGCCATTTATCACATTATTCCCACATATTCCAGGTAATTCCTTTAGCCAGTGAAGAGCAGCTACTGCTGGTGGAACTGGTTCGTTCGGTGAGCGCCATGCGCACTGAGACGGTCATCCAGACAGTGAGAGAGGTCCTGAAGCAGCCCCCGGCCATCGCAAAGGATAAGGTAGGTATTTGCTTCTGAACTCTGTTCCCATCTCCTTGGCCTTTAGCAGCTACTGTATACTAACTTAGGACTGTttgaacattttacatttaaaatttctttttCAAACGTCCCAGAAACACCTGTCCTTGGAGGTCTGTATGCTGCAGTTCTTCTACGCTTATGTCCAGCGGTGAGTCCACTTCTTCCTAACTACAGTACATGCCAGTATCTGGTGTGATGATAGTATTTTAATATACCGGTTTTGTTCTTGGTTTTGTTCCCTAGAATCCCTGTGTCCAGTTTGGTTGATAGCTGGCCATCTCTGCTGGCCCTACTTAAAGACTCAGTGCCTTTAGGTCTGCCTGCCCCTGGACAGTTTCTGATACTGGGGTCAGTTTCTCTTCATTCTCTCATAAATTGTCTTTTTAACTTAATGCTAACTGGGGAATAACTTAAAACAGTTCTGGTTAATGGAAGTCAAAGTCTTAGTGAGACTCTTAAATGATCTTATTGATCTGTGGAGGATACTCCTTCTTTTTTGAACCTTTTGttccttcatttatttaacacaGTCCATTTGTCTTTGCTTCCTTCAGGGTTTTGAATGAGTTCATTTTAAAGAATCCGAATCTGGAGAGCAAGAAAGATCAACGGGAGCTGCAGGTCTTCTTCTCATTGAGTTTATTCCTGGATAATGGAATTTTGAGCCGCTTGGGGGTTTTCGATCTACTGTCATACGTAATTCcaaattccttttttctttaggATGTAACCCATAAAGTGGTGGAGGCCATCGTCACCATTGCAGGCTCCTCTCTGGAGCAAACCACATGGCTGAGAAGAAACCTGGAAGTCAAAGCTTCTCCACAGATTATTGTGGATGGAACCAACCTAGAAGCTGATGTAGAAAGtaaatttattttgattttaagtTGTATGTTGAAAGtgcttttcctttgttttggtATCATTTCAGGCAACTTAAGCTGCCAGTGAGGAAATGTTCCatgttttttattgtgtttttgttggatATGTGTTATAATGTAAGGGATTATTATAATCCAGCTAAATTGCTTGTGACAATAATCTGCAACTTTGTGATTTGTGATGCTAAAACTGAATACAGACTCCTTGCAGGCATAAAACTGAAGGCAGTTTACAAACATCTACCCCGGGTGTTTCAGTATTAGAGTATTAGTGTTTCCTGTATTGAACATGCTGTTAATCTCTGCTAATCTCTTTTTGTAGATTTAATGTTCACAGTGATGGAAGCCTCCAACTTCACTCCGTCGGTCTACAGtgttcacgctctcacactttTGGCTGAGGTAAAACATTAACCCATCTGTTGTTTATCGGGCAGCTGTCAGCAGGTGGTcctgatgttgtttttttcctcttcattaTGTCCCAAGTTGCTCTCACTCATATTTAACAGCAGTGTTAAGGTCGGTTGTGCCCAGACATCCCTCTGCAGGGTGATAACACGCCCTTAGCGAGCAGTTTAGAGCTGATTTATGACCTGATTGCCTCCCACTTCAGTCATTATCAGTGAAACGATGAATCAAAATCTTAGAATCATTGaccattttgttcttttctttgctaCTAGTGGGAttgcgttttaaaaaaaattattctaGATCACGTTATGAATTTTAACAGTTCATGCTTTGGTTATCAACCCTCTGATCCCAATTTAATGATGTGAAATATCTATATTGATATCACGTCATTGAATCATATGGGACTGCTGTATCTTAACTGTCACATGTTGATTTGCATATTCTGCACCATTATTACGTCTCTATAATAAATGCATCAGAATTGTCTGTCCTGTTGAAaattggctgatttttttttcccatcaggtGCTGGCTCATCTGCTGGACATGGTGTTCTATAGTGATGAGAAGGAGAGAGTGATTCCCCTCCTGGTTAATATTATGCACTATGTTGTGCCCTATTTGCGTAACCACAGGTGAGAATAATCACAAATTCTCACAGAGTATTCACATTATAACAGCTTTGATCTATATATTATAGCTTACAGCAGGTGAAATGTTAAATGCAAAGATGAGCAGCATGCACTGAAATCACAAGTCTGtttccctgctcctcctgacagcacTCACAATGCTCCCAGTTACCGGGCTTGCATCCAGCTGTTGAGCAGCCTCAGCGGGTACCAGTACACCCGCCGTGCCTGGAAGAAGGAGGCCTTTGACCTCTTCATGGACCACACCTTCTTCCAGATGGATTCCTCCTGCGTCAGCCAGTGAGTGgacagaaatgatgatgatgatgatgatgatgatggattgCTTTTGTCAGTTCTGGATTGGTCGTAGAGTTGTGCGTGCTGTTGGCTTTCTTACTCCTAGCAATGCTGACCAGAGTTTGACCgttgattgttgttttttttcagctgGAGAGCCATTATTGACCACTTGATGACCCATGACAAGACCACATTTAGAGACCTCATGAGTAagctttattatttataaaCTGTGGGTGGTTCAAAACCAGTTACAATACTCTGCATTTCTTTAAATGTACCTCTGTAAGGTATGTTGAGACataataatgttttatttttagtccCTCTCTGTTCAGATTTGCCTCGGGGGCTTCAGTCAGTGAAGCTTTATATCCTTAGACCTAATTATACCTTTGCTTCCCTACAGCCCGGGTTGCAGTCGCCCAGAGCAGCTCTCTGAGCCTGTTTACCAACAGAGACGCCGAACTGGAGCAGAGAGCCATGCTGCTCAAACGTTTGGCTTTCACCATCTACAGTAGCGAAGTGGACCAGTACCAGAAGTACCTGCCAGACATACAGGGTAAtttgcctacacacacacacacacacacacgttcatctGAGACTAATTTCCCAAAAATATAATCGTCCTTTGAGAAGCTAAAACGCGTGACTCTGTGTTCAGAGCGCCTGGTGGAGAGCCTGCGTCTCCCTCAGGTGCCCATCCTCCACGCTCAGGTGTTCCTGTTCTTTAGAGTGCTGCTCCTGCGTATGTCACCTCAACACCTGACCTCACTGTGGCCCACCATGATAACCGAACTGGTGAGAATCAGACCTCGCTGCTCTCAGCCTCACATACTCGCTGTGGACTGACAAACACTCTCGCATATACATGTTACAGGTTCAAGTCTTTcttctgatggagcaggagctgaCAGCAGATGAAGACATGTCAAGGTAAATCCGTTGACACTCCAAACCAGATTATTAGAGCAGATGAACAGCATGAAAAATATATTGAGTTCTCCTTTTACTTTCTGTTGGCAGGACCTCAGGGCCTTCTGTGGCTGGGTTGGAGACAACCTATTCTGGTGGAAATGGCTTCTCCACCTCCTACAACAGTCA
The DNA window shown above is from Takifugu flavidus isolate HTHZ2018 chromosome 10, ASM371156v2, whole genome shotgun sequence and carries:
- the dop1a gene encoding protein dopey-1 isoform X4 — encoded protein: MFSKDMLVQAMVGILQGKARGGEEESILMHDLKPFRILISLLDKPELGPAILEDVLIEVFRTLHTQCRTELNLQNQSPFSKDHTHLSSKLRENKKTAELIKTANLLFNSFEPYYMWDYIARWFEECCRRTMNGSTRGPRHAGSLDPLEFSLVEFCQLVDFLLDIVSLPTRSMRVICQETYIEIQTEHLPQLLLRMVSALTCHLQVLGLAELTHCLRLCSKILSKVQPPLVSPLTLSGPLASSTSNTLNSAREKTKEKALSPPLEVPGSEEVFEDVENQASSRSSEGGFTDFIQYQGEGTEETSEQASNPHPTVKTGRRPSSGPIHKKDKLVMQCCLENFQQFLSRLITLYITPCHVDKVGGARDELMLPGPLVVDGCRPSGHTEPRPVQWECVAAFTAACQLFLECSSFPVYIAEGNLKSSPTQEEPFDSEQVCLPAWLQTLMDACCFASDFSLQGVAISLLMDLVGLTQSVAMVTAESAASGNSSEPVQPMSPSQGRVAVIIRPPLTQGILKHIAEKTKVFKSVALILWNQLSEGTPQHHQRSVELFYQLHNLVPSSSICEDVISQQLMHRDKRIRLEAHVKFSVLWHLTRDLNMNKSSPFIRTFDRSLYIMLDSLSYWDPCTSAVGRAWLNQVLQRHDIARVLEPLLLLLLHPKTHRVSIQRVQSQHHLTHGFPEAPEQGPLQPIYNRDSGLSDNFSRIHGVCKANQDLPGLGMGDMEPVCLTVNPLSDSLSVLSLSSENLQLVGEYQPAEQQGELQSCDSSASRSSTLENGSFEEAEGLSNTVNSSHPQPGCTNDVSEDSIEEVVSAVMKEVIDRVLSLIDEAPLDISPPFEVWPQTDTDSTSSDTSTGLRLDSDLPLIPHHQTLPELLAEGTLELLSVTPVDTSNGQQHKEGITRHSSSPSIVTLPNGTESANSDHLLVDDPQARKRSHSSTQLSLKGKIMERLADKSPGAKPKIKKAKRKEEERQKKMANQAEKLRPPSIFFGDSLDLENWYSCGEGEVSEIESDTGSPIGGTSGGGVRVAARRSSSAPPRFNIHPLYQHVLLYLQLYDSSRALHALSAIVAILRAAPSGFVSAISTTSINNTYTPQLSLLQNLLARHRVSVMGKDFYSPIPQDSHSHTFRSAMYLEIIISLCLYFLRSYYSAHVSAGPQDLAGNRAMQLTSVEVLTLLFSELVKVTGGSAKGFASFISDVLSKCKVQKVVLHCLLSSIFSAQKWHDQRVAGVNMASVEEGLSEDSIINLSEDQIDSCSSVQSQLLRLLQSLVVLEHRVLGPADEGVDGGPATGVAGGGGTGSGAGAGFEFLGGEVEHVNPQQPMTSLQYLHGQPITAQGMFLCAVIRALHQHHACKMHPQWIGLITATLPYMGRVLRRVVASVTLQLCRNLDNLLQQYRYETGITDKRPQWMALCIPPDLILTVLEGVTAIIHYCLLDPTSQYHQLQVSVDQKHLAEARLGILSILHTIMSSVTLLWSVLHQADNSDKPAAASAASTSNINLGSTKNLRQQILELLGPISMNHGAHFMAAIAYVWNERKQVMTAVRNKVIPLASEEQLLLVELVRSVSAMRTETVIQTVREVLKQPPAIAKDKKHLSLEVCMLQFFYAYVQRIPVSSLVDSWPSLLALLKDSVPLGLPAPGQFLILGVLNEFILKNPNLESKKDQRELQDVTHKVVEAIVTIAGSSLEQTTWLRRNLEVKASPQIIVDGTNLEADVENLMFTVMEASNFTPSVYSVHALTLLAEVLAHLLDMVFYSDEKERVIPLLVNIMHYVVPYLRNHSTHNAPSYRACIQLLSSLSGYQYTRRAWKKEAFDLFMDHTFFQMDSSCVSHWRAIIDHLMTHDKTTFRDLMTRVAVAQSSSLSLFTNRDAELEQRAMLLKRLAFTIYSSEVDQYQKYLPDIQERLVESLRLPQVPILHAQVFLFFRVLLLRMSPQHLTSLWPTMITELVQVFLLMEQELTADEDMSRTSGPSVAGLETTYSGGNGFSTSYNSQRWLNLYLSACKLLDLALALPPESLPQFQMYRWAFIPEASDDSGMEVRRQGTHQREFKPYVVRLAKLLRKRAKKNPEEDFSTRTLTWEPGHLMLTLYVIRSMEQLLPFFNMLCQVFNSKSRSGLACAHNHTDVAIPGRKDGHKLESQKVFWSQARQTIEEMVEKDFLEGLIKT